One window from the genome of Anopheles coluzzii chromosome X, AcolN3, whole genome shotgun sequence encodes:
- the LOC120951964 gene encoding phosphatidylglycerophosphatase and protein-tyrosine phosphatase 1 isoform X1 translates to MTQQQGQAMFARITFYPSLFYNVMMEKITARHWYDRIDENVILGALPFRSVAQEMVQKENIKAVVSMNEDYELWAFSNNKARWAKLGVEFLQLETTDIFESPCQEKLWKGVNFMNRFLPANDRMALLPAAPGELAEPGTIYVHCKAGRTRSATLVGCYLIMKNGWSPEQAVEHMRQCRPHILLRSKQWEALRLFHQTKCPPPKTPT, encoded by the exons ATGACG caacagcaaggcCAG GCGATGTTTGCAAGAATCACCTTCTACCCGTCACTGTTCTACAACGTGATGATGGAGAAGATCACCGCCCGCCACTGGTACGATCGGATCGACGAGAACGTGATCCTCGGTGCGCTACCGTTCCGGTCGGTGGCGCAGGAGATGGTGCAGAAGGAAAACATTAAGGCGGTGGTGTCGATGAACGAGGACTACGAGCTGTGGGCGTTCTCGAACAACAAGGCCCGGTGGGCCAAGCTGGGCGTCGAGTTTCTGCAGCTCGAAACGACCGACATCTTCGAGTcgccgtgccaggagaagctGTGGAAGGGGGTGAACTTTATGAACCGGTTCCTGCCGGCCAACGATCGGATGGCCCTACTGCCCGCCGCCCCCGGGGAGCTGGCCGAACCGGGCACGATCTACGTACACTGCAAAGCGGGCCGGACGCGCAGTGCCACGCTCGTCGGCTGCTACCTTATTATG AAAAATGGCTGGAGCCCGGAGCAGGCAGTGGAACATATGCGCCAGTGCCGGCCGCACATACTGCTCCGCAGCAAGCAGTGGGAAGCGTTGCGGTTATTCCACCAAACGAAATGCCCCCCGCCAAAGACACCAACGTAG
- the LOC120951977 gene encoding succinate dehydrogenase [ubiquinone] cytochrome b small subunit, mitochondrial gives MANCILRGTLSKPAMAFARTLVSGQSAALPRVAMFTGSLVAPAARKAQPLASTTVRHFAVSPVRCSSGGSHVTLWNAERALSVALLGVIPVGLMFPSQVGDTLIAVSVVMHQHWGLEAIVTDYVRPILFGTTVPKLAHGLLLLVSAATLGGLFYFNYNDIGIAGFVRKIWSTKAKE, from the exons ATGGCCAACTGTATCCTGCGCGGCACACTGTCGAAGCCAG CGATGGCGTTCGCCCGCACGCTCGTCTCGGGCCAGTCGGCGGCCCTGCCTAGGGTAGCAATGTTCACCGGCAGCCTGGTGGCGCCCGCTGCCCGCAAAGCGCAGCCGCTCGCCAGCACCACCGTGCGCCACTTTGCCGTCTCGCCCGTGCGGTGTTCCAGCGGTGGCAGCCACGTTACGCTGTGGAATGCCGAGCGTGCCCTGTCGGTCGCGCTGCTCGGCGTCATCCCGGTCGGGCTAATGTTCCCGTCCCAGGTCGGCGACACCCTGATCGCGGTCAGCGTCGTGATGCACCAGCACTG GGGCCTGGAAGCGATCGTCACCGATTACGTGCGCCCGATCCTGTTCGGCACCACTGTCCCGAAGCTGGCCCacggtttgctgctgctcgtgtcCGCCGCCACGCTCGGCGGGCTGTTCTACTTCAACTACAACGACATCGGCATCGCGGGCTTCGTGCGCAAGATCTGGTCGACCAAGGCGAAGGAATGA
- the LOC120951964 gene encoding phosphatidylglycerophosphatase and protein-tyrosine phosphatase 1 isoform X2, translating to MTAMFARITFYPSLFYNVMMEKITARHWYDRIDENVILGALPFRSVAQEMVQKENIKAVVSMNEDYELWAFSNNKARWAKLGVEFLQLETTDIFESPCQEKLWKGVNFMNRFLPANDRMALLPAAPGELAEPGTIYVHCKAGRTRSATLVGCYLIMKNGWSPEQAVEHMRQCRPHILLRSKQWEALRLFHQTKCPPPKTPT from the exons ATGACG GCGATGTTTGCAAGAATCACCTTCTACCCGTCACTGTTCTACAACGTGATGATGGAGAAGATCACCGCCCGCCACTGGTACGATCGGATCGACGAGAACGTGATCCTCGGTGCGCTACCGTTCCGGTCGGTGGCGCAGGAGATGGTGCAGAAGGAAAACATTAAGGCGGTGGTGTCGATGAACGAGGACTACGAGCTGTGGGCGTTCTCGAACAACAAGGCCCGGTGGGCCAAGCTGGGCGTCGAGTTTCTGCAGCTCGAAACGACCGACATCTTCGAGTcgccgtgccaggagaagctGTGGAAGGGGGTGAACTTTATGAACCGGTTCCTGCCGGCCAACGATCGGATGGCCCTACTGCCCGCCGCCCCCGGGGAGCTGGCCGAACCGGGCACGATCTACGTACACTGCAAAGCGGGCCGGACGCGCAGTGCCACGCTCGTCGGCTGCTACCTTATTATG AAAAATGGCTGGAGCCCGGAGCAGGCAGTGGAACATATGCGCCAGTGCCGGCCGCACATACTGCTCCGCAGCAAGCAGTGGGAAGCGTTGCGGTTATTCCACCAAACGAAATGCCCCCCGCCAAAGACACCAACGTAG